A window of Festucalex cinctus isolate MCC-2025b chromosome 6, RoL_Fcin_1.0, whole genome shotgun sequence contains these coding sequences:
- the LOC144020586 gene encoding nuclear factor interleukin-3-regulated protein-like produces the protein MTGHTEGRTTGDRSHGRPPYSEHSACSRHLTRGRPKVSVALNHKENEQLDESISYSHHVNNARSKRQFIPSERKGEGYWDKRKKNNEAAKRSRERRRANDMALETRVLSLLEENARLRAELFAIKFRFGLVKDFSDVSILPLAQSTPSLTRGSDEAFDRHQMHSSGHQSQHSSLNETIDPLLPSEEVGVSTLCQVPSSRELVQANSLPHKLRFKVPTGRETPPLSVPTGRFVATVEPNISRRSHPHEPCWGLDEGQLVWSSEDYENPFSRDPVENISFRSQISCLSQEVARLKQLFSQQMLSKCLTTKNV, from the coding sequence ATGACAGGACACACTGAAGGCCGCACAACTGGCGACAGGTCCCATGGCAGGCCTCCGTACAGTGAACACAGCGCCTGCTCCCGCCATTTGACCCGAGGCCGCCCGAAAGTCAGCGTTGCCCTCAACCACAAAGAGAATGAACAACTTGATGAATCCATTAGTTACAGCCACCATGTGAACAATGCACGGAGCAAACGGCAGTTCATTCCAAGTGAGAGGAAAGGTGAAGGTTACTGGGACAAGCGGAAGAAGAACAATGAAGCAGCAAAGCGTTCTCGAGAGAGGCGGCGGGCTAATGACATGGCTTTGGAAACGCGGGTCCTCAGCCTACTGGAGGAGAATGCGCGTCTGCGGGCCGAGCTGTTCGCCATCAAGTTCCGCTTTGGCCTGGTCAAGGATTTTTCAGATGTTTCCATCCTGCCGCTCGCTCAGTCGACTCCCAGCTTAACGCGAGGCTCTGATGAAGCGTTTGACCGACATCAGATGCACTCAAGCGGCCATCAATCACAACATAGCTCCTTAAATGAGACGATAGACCCTCTGTTGCCATCTGAAGAAGTTGGGGTGTCCACACTGTGTCAGGTGCCATCTTCAAGGGAGCTAGTGCAAGCTAACAGCCTCCCGCACAAGCTCCGCTTCAAAGTTCCCACTGGCAGGGAAACGCCCCCCTTATCAGTCCCCACTGGCCGGTTTGTAGCTACAGTTGAGCCAAACATTTCCAGGAGGAGCCATCCGCATGAACCCTGTTGGGGTCTGGATGAAGGTCAGCTGGTGTGGTCCAGTGAAGACTATGAGAATCCATTTTCAAGGGATCCAGTTGAGAACATCAGTTTCAGGTCTCAGATCAGCTGCCTCTCTCAAGAAGTGGCTCGACTCAAGCAGCTCTTCTCTCAGCAGATGCTCTCCAAGTGTTTAACAACGAAAAATGTGTGA
- the nfil3-5 gene encoding nuclear factor, interleukin 3 regulated, member 5, translating to MENLNLHISSSSTKNAMEVDSYASYNDLPSPLPEGGARASRQAKGAKATVASRRKREFISDEKKDDSYWEKRRKNNEAAKRSREKRRLNDMVLENRVMALNEENVRLKTELLQLKLRFGLITTASYMEKSQQIASSAAASSTSSNGSGASGTPSNAYLSSSGYSSASQVMLNSDSSEAEQPSRGERHLALPKYSPRGSVSISDFSDGSSRDSPEPLGYIIKKEPPNVEMARLESAGLSADGLPSRPYHGVHPALMSSRQPSTQLAEAANDYQQQQGHAEASASAQVTSSQRSVILYRSSSGCYPMESQRPDEPHGQPSKFSECSATVAEVAEKLERTKTMDCEQYEYAEELQAQYDNQLRYGCRDQEEAEHRNPFAPNLVHSTEEGMSTYSQHNGYFGTMDEEPPVLTYEGGPRANGFYQENSSAKDTSSSDGDPRSSDKEASTDDESPSSSSSDISSYHQKASATGRPHRECQAEVKATALPHKLRLKNRAMSTGATKAQMEGVSMSPSPTLPQHPYLALPSNSNICQISREADDEVEYAEERLDSQKATGSG from the coding sequence atggaaaacctgaATCTCCACATCTCGTCCAGCAGCACCAAAAATGCCATGGAGGTGGACAGTTATGCTTCCTATAACGATCTCCCATCCCCTCTTCCCGAGGGCGGGGCACGGGCCAGCCGCCAGGCGAAAGGCGCCAAGGCTACGGTGGCATCTCGCCGCAAGCGCGAGTTCATCTCCGATGAGAAGAAAGACGATTCCTATTGGGAAAAGCGCAGGAAGAACAACGAAGCAGCAAAGCGCTCACGGGAAAAACGCCGGCTCAATGACATGGTCCTCGAGAACCGGGTCATGGCGCTGAATGAGGAGAACGTTCGTCTAAAAACAGAACTGCTTCAGCTCAAGTTGCGCTTTGGACTCATCACCACGGCGTCCTACATGGAGAAAAGCCAGCAGATCGCTAGCAGCGCGGCGGCCAGTAGCACAAGTAGCAATGGGAGCGGCGCCAGCGGCACCCCCAGCAACGCCTACCTCTCAAGTAGCGGCTACTCCAGCGCATCCCAGGTCATGCTCAACTCTGACTCGTCGGAAGCCGAACAGCCCAGCCGCGGCGAACGCCACTTGGCGCTCCCCAAGTATTCCCCCAGGGGGTCCGTCTCCATCTCCGACTTCTCTGACGGCTCCTCAAGGGACAGCCCCGAGCCTTTGGGCTACATCATCAAGAAAGAGCCTCCCAACGTGGAGATGGCAAGACTGGAAAGCGCCGGGCTCTCTGCTGACGGATTGCCGAGTCGTCCTTACCACGGCGTCCATCCCGCTTTGATGTCCTCTCGCCAGCCGAGTACACAGTTGGCCGAAGCTGCCAACGACTACCAGCAGCAGCAGGGCCACGCGGAGGCCTCGGCTTCCGCCCAAGTCACGTCTTCGCAACGGAGCGTCATCCTGTATCGCTCGAGCAGCGGCTGTTATCCCATGGAGAGCCAAAGGCCAGACGAGCCGCATGGCCAGCCCTCGAAGTTCTCCGAATGTTCAGCGACCGTCGCCGAGGTTGCAGAGAAACTGGAGAGGACAAAGACGATGGACTGCGAGCAGTACGAATACGCCGAGGAGCTGCAGGCGCAGTACGACAACCAGTTGCGGTACGGCTGCCGGGATCAGGAGGAAGCTGAGCACCGGAACCCTTTTGCTCCCAATCTGGTCCACAGCACCGAGGAGGGCATGTCGACGTACTCGCAGCACAACGGCTACTTCGGCACGATGGACGAAGAGCCTCCGGTTCTCACCTATGAGGGAGGCCCAAGAGCCAACGGCTTCTACCAAGAGAATTCCTCCGCTAAAGATACGTCGTCGAGCGACGGGGACCCCCGGAGCTCCGATAAGGAGGCTTCGACCGACGACGAGTCCCCCTCCTCGTCGTCCTCGGACATCAGCAGCTACCACCAGAAAGCATCAGCGACCGGTAGGCCGCACAGAGAGTGCCAGGCGGAGGTCAAAGCGACCGCCCTGCCCCACAAGCTGCGCCTCAAGAACCGAGCAATGTCCACCGGGGCGACAAAAGCACAGATGGAGGGTGTCTCCATGTCCCCGTCCCCCACCCTGCCCCAGCACCCTTACCTGGCACTGCCTAGCAACTCGAACATCTGCCAGATCAGCAGAGAGGCAGACGACGAGGTGGAGTACGCTGAGGAGAGACTGGACTCCCAAAAGGCAACCGGAAGTGGTTAG